Proteins encoded in a region of the Candidatus Marinimicrobia bacterium CG08_land_8_20_14_0_20_45_22 genome:
- a CDS encoding radical SAM protein: MPTASIEKIKEVAQELRRLTDPCVICPRLCRARRFHGKSGFCGLNDTAVIFSAMAHFGEEPPITGESGSGTIFLTGCNARCIFCQNFQISQQGSGEPISAENLAGEFLRLQKIGCENVNWVTPTPHLVFLVEALAIAMENGFSLPIVYNTNGYDRAEIIRLLDGIVDIYLPDMKYSEDIWAEEFSGMPNYVSESVCAVQEMFRQVGALKLDARGVAIRGLLVRHLVLPDGTAGSAKVFRTIADIDPSIPVSIMAQYHPCFRAVEHPVVGRRIRKVEYQKALEEFELAGLTTAFTQNPDSLSSEDAFFPDFNRDEREIFKGNLR; the protein is encoded by the coding sequence ATGCCGACTGCATCTATAGAAAAAATCAAAGAAGTCGCTCAGGAACTCAGGCGACTAACCGATCCGTGCGTAATTTGCCCGCGACTCTGTCGAGCGAGACGTTTTCACGGGAAAAGCGGTTTTTGCGGATTGAATGACACGGCAGTCATTTTCAGCGCGATGGCGCATTTCGGCGAAGAGCCGCCGATTACCGGCGAATCGGGTTCAGGGACGATTTTTCTCACCGGTTGTAACGCACGGTGCATCTTTTGCCAGAATTTTCAGATCAGCCAGCAGGGAAGCGGAGAACCGATTTCCGCTGAAAATTTAGCCGGAGAATTTTTAAGACTTCAGAAAATAGGTTGCGAAAATGTCAATTGGGTGACTCCAACGCCGCATCTGGTTTTTTTAGTCGAGGCACTGGCGATCGCGATGGAAAACGGCTTCTCCCTGCCAATCGTCTATAACACAAACGGTTACGATCGCGCAGAGATTATTCGTCTGCTCGATGGAATTGTCGATATTTATCTGCCTGATATGAAGTACAGTGAAGATATTTGGGCGGAAGAATTTTCCGGAATGCCGAATTATGTTTCAGAGAGTGTCTGTGCCGTTCAGGAAATGTTTCGTCAGGTTGGCGCTCTAAAACTCGACGCACGCGGCGTTGCTATTCGCGGGTTGTTGGTGCGGCATCTTGTTTTACCAGACGGTACAGCCGGAAGCGCGAAAGTTTTCCGCACGATCGCGGATATCGATCCGTCGATTCCGGTGAGCATCATGGCGCAATATCATCCGTGTTTTCGTGCAGTAGAACATCCAGTTGTCGGCAGAAGGATTCGCAAAGTGGAATACCAAAAAGCGCTGGAAGAATTCGAGTTAGCCGGTTTGACGACGGCTTTTACGCAAAACCCGGATTCTCTATCTAGCGAAGATGCCTTTTTCCCAGATTTTAACCGGGACGAGCGGGAGATTTTTAAGGGAAATTTACGGTGA
- a CDS encoding RNA-binding protein, whose protein sequence is MQKIKIQPPFIKLDSLLKLASISSTGGQMKQFISSGGILVNGNVVIQRGKKIFPGDVVRVLTQPPIELQAVLSSQSDNK, encoded by the coding sequence ATACAAAAAATCAAAATTCAGCCGCCGTTTATCAAACTGGATTCACTCCTCAAACTCGCTTCCATTTCTTCGACAGGCGGACAGATGAAGCAGTTCATTTCGAGCGGAGGCATACTGGTGAACGGCAACGTTGTTATTCAACGCGGAAAAAAGATTTTCCCCGGAGACGTCGTACGGGTTCTCACGCAACCGCCCATTGAACTTCAGGCCGTTTTATCTTCTCAATCCGACAACAAATAG
- a CDS encoding DNA methyltransferase has product MSTEPVEIALPRVIREKTEYYRSKIFIGTHRTCSCAPNNLNCLSAKDWLKSQIGVWQFFYEGRDIRDKKLHPATFPISLAKKVISVFTHEGELVLDPFVGSGTSLVAAQDLNRNAVGFDLQEKYIELCVKRLASNKLFNQAQQVAIQDDALHIPNYLEPGSVSLIWTSPPYANLLNRKRKNKSRRERNNEQLHQVEQYSQDPRDLGTMALDEYTSAMGDIFERLLPLLHPKGHCVINVPDMWWENERITIHVSLINELRQRGYELRNTIIWDRTNIVNNIGIFGYPSNYITMGTTFEYLLDFWRSPEA; this is encoded by the coding sequence ATGTCAACTGAACCAGTCGAAATTGCCTTACCTCGCGTCATCCGAGAAAAAACTGAATATTATAGGTCAAAAATTTTCATAGGAACGCATCGAACCTGTTCATGCGCTCCAAATAATTTAAATTGTTTATCAGCAAAAGATTGGCTCAAAAGTCAAATTGGTGTTTGGCAATTTTTCTATGAAGGCAGAGACATTCGAGACAAGAAATTACATCCCGCCACTTTTCCAATTTCTTTAGCCAAAAAGGTAATCAGCGTTTTTACTCACGAAGGCGAATTAGTTCTTGACCCATTCGTAGGAAGCGGCACTTCACTCGTAGCCGCTCAAGACCTAAATCGAAATGCTGTGGGATTTGACTTGCAAGAAAAGTATATCGAGTTATGCGTTAAGCGACTGGCAAGCAACAAGTTATTTAATCAAGCGCAACAAGTGGCTATCCAAGATGACGCCTTGCATATTCCAAATTATCTAGAACCTGGTTCAGTCAGTCTAATATGGACTTCCCCGCCATATGCCAATTTATTAAATCGAAAGCGAAAAAATAAATCTAGGCGAGAGAGAAATAACGAGCAACTCCATCAAGTAGAGCAGTATTCCCAAGACCCAAGAGATTTAGGAACAATGGCTTTGGATGAATACACTTCGGCAATGGGCGATATTTTCGAGAGATTATTGCCATTACTTCACCCAAAAGGTCATTGCGTAATTAATGTCCCTGATATGTGGTGGGAAAATGAGCGCATCACAATTCATGTTTCCCTAATAAACGAATTGCGCCAACGTGGTTACGAACTCCGAAATACAATCATCTGGGATAGAACCAACATAGTGAATAACATCGGTATTTTTGGATACCCTAGCAATTACATCACAATGGGTACAACTTTTGAATATCTGCTCGATTTCTGGAGATCTCCCGAAGCATGA
- the glpK gene encoding glycerol kinase, with protein sequence MYILSIDQGTTGTKASLIDQNCQIVDKSYREFHQIYPKPGWVEHDPLEIWQTVVETIGDVSARHRGEILALGITNQRETTVVWNRKTGLPVYNAIVWQCRRTTEICQSLKPFEPFFREKTGLPIDAYFSGTKIKWILENVPDDPTDLLFGTIDTWLIWKLTNGKVHATDFTNASRTLIYNIRKKCWDEELCRLLSIPMNILPTVKNAIDDFGVVETIPAIDGVPIAGVAGDQQAALFGQNCIKNGEVKNTYGTGCFIMMNTGDRYIASHKGLLTTLAIGGSGEPCYALEGSIFIGGAAIQWLRDELKMIEKASDSEAAAYAVNDNGGVYLVPAFVGLGAPHWDMEARGVLVGLTRGANRNHIIRAALESMAYQTHDVLKTMEEETGISIAKLFVDGGAVANNFLMQFQADIIGCPVFRPLNIESTSLGSAFLAGLKSGFWKSNADLISVKQCDRTFSPEMRDSQRDRLIVGWQKAVRQAKTR encoded by the coding sequence ATGTACATTTTATCCATCGATCAAGGAACGACCGGAACCAAAGCGTCGCTGATCGACCAGAATTGCCAGATCGTCGATAAATCCTACCGTGAATTTCACCAAATCTATCCGAAACCCGGTTGGGTCGAACACGATCCGCTCGAAATTTGGCAAACTGTCGTTGAGACAATTGGAGATGTTTCCGCTCGACATCGCGGTGAAATTCTCGCACTCGGCATCACCAATCAGCGCGAGACGACCGTTGTCTGGAATCGGAAAACCGGTTTGCCTGTTTATAACGCCATCGTCTGGCAATGCCGCCGAACGACGGAGATTTGCCAGAGTTTAAAACCGTTCGAGCCGTTCTTCCGCGAAAAAACCGGATTGCCCATCGACGCCTATTTCAGCGGCACGAAAATCAAATGGATTCTCGAAAATGTCCCAGATGATCCAACTGATTTGCTGTTTGGAACAATCGACACATGGCTGATCTGGAAACTGACAAACGGTAAGGTTCATGCAACCGACTTTACGAACGCTTCGCGAACGCTCATTTACAACATCCGAAAAAAATGCTGGGACGAGGAACTCTGCCGCCTGCTGTCCATTCCGATGAACATTCTCCCAACCGTGAAGAACGCCATCGATGATTTCGGCGTCGTGGAGACAATTCCTGCTATTGATGGCGTTCCGATTGCGGGCGTCGCAGGCGATCAGCAAGCCGCACTCTTCGGTCAGAATTGTATCAAAAACGGCGAAGTGAAAAATACTTATGGCACCGGTTGTTTTATTATGATGAACACCGGCGACCGCTACATCGCGTCTCATAAAGGATTATTGACAACGCTGGCGATCGGCGGTTCCGGAGAACCCTGCTACGCGCTGGAAGGCTCGATCTTCATCGGCGGTGCGGCAATTCAGTGGTTGCGCGACGAATTAAAAATGATCGAGAAAGCTTCTGACAGCGAAGCCGCGGCTTATGCTGTCAATGACAACGGCGGCGTCTATCTCGTGCCAGCGTTCGTCGGACTGGGCGCGCCACATTGGGACATGGAAGCAAGAGGCGTTCTGGTCGGATTGACACGAGGCGCGAACCGCAACCACATCATCCGAGCGGCGCTGGAATCCATGGCTTATCAAACGCACGACGTACTGAAAACCATGGAAGAGGAAACGGGAATATCAATTGCCAAACTTTTCGTGGACGGCGGCGCGGTAGCAAACAATTTCCTGATGCAATTTCAAGCGGACATAATTGGCTGTCCGGTTTTTCGTCCATTGAATATCGAATCCACTTCGCTCGGCTCGGCGTTCCTCGCTGGACTCAAATCCGGTTTTTGGAAAAGTAACGCCGACCTGATCTCCGTCAAGCAATGTGACAGAACATTTTCTCCCGAAATGCGAGACTCACAACGCGACCGGCTGATCGTCGGCTGGCAGAAAGCGGTCAGACAAGCGAAGACGAGATAA
- a CDS encoding alpha/beta hydrolase, which produces MNDFTNSFPNCQTGEIVSFDGTRLFTRSYKPTKPAKAVVLVVHGLAEHSGRYEHVAEFLTKAGFAFETFDLRGHGKSGGARIFVNSFDDYLRDLDLIMSEVKRNYPDLPIFLLGHSMGGAITSLFTITRKSPIAGLILSAPSLKISDSISPFLIKMAPLIGKLLPKLPTIVLDKNAISRDPMVVQKYDEDPLNYRGGIPARTGAELNLAIGRIQIQMEILDLPLLILQGTVDHLSDIRGSQMLFDLAKSKDKTFNRYEGFYHEILNDPEKMRVLDDIRDWMEKHYGVAK; this is translated from the coding sequence ATGAATGATTTTACCAATTCGTTCCCTAACTGCCAGACCGGCGAAATCGTCTCATTCGATGGAACACGGCTCTTCACCCGCTCTTACAAACCAACCAAACCGGCTAAAGCCGTCGTTCTCGTTGTGCACGGACTGGCTGAACATTCCGGCCGGTACGAGCATGTGGCGGAATTTCTGACAAAAGCGGGATTCGCGTTTGAAACGTTCGATCTACGCGGGCACGGAAAATCCGGCGGAGCGCGTATTTTTGTCAATTCGTTCGATGATTATCTGCGCGATCTCGATTTGATCATGTCAGAAGTGAAGCGCAACTATCCGGATTTGCCGATTTTCCTGCTCGGACATAGCATGGGAGGCGCAATCACCTCGCTCTTTACGATCACGCGAAAATCGCCGATAGCCGGACTTATTCTCAGCGCCCCATCGCTGAAAATCAGCGACTCAATTTCGCCGTTCTTAATTAAAATGGCGCCCTTGATCGGAAAACTGTTACCGAAATTGCCGACGATCGTGCTGGATAAAAACGCCATCTCACGCGATCCGATGGTAGTCCAGAAATACGACGAAGATCCACTCAATTATCGCGGCGGAATTCCCGCACGCACCGGCGCCGAACTTAATCTCGCCATCGGACGCATTCAGATTCAGATGGAAATTCTCGATTTGCCGCTTCTCATTTTACAGGGAACAGTCGATCATCTTTCTGACATCCGAGGCAGTCAGATGCTTTTCGATCTGGCAAAGTCCAAAGACAAAACATTCAACCGCTACGAAGGTTTTTATCACGAGATCTTGAATGATCCGGAAAAAATGCGTGTTTTGGACGACATCCGCGACTGGATGGAAAAGCATTACGGCGTTGCTAAATGA
- a CDS encoding GNAT family N-acetyltransferase — protein MQRTVTVFYLELNNISIQPPPVDVAGFDFRRALIPCPELNRFFYITIGKNWNWIDRVLWTNENWFDYLNRPELETWIAYLDGTPVGYMELEIQDEQTVQISYLGILPQFSGKGLGKATLIAGIRRSLELQPRRIWLNTCSLDSPAALKLYQSIGFRIFKEETLMREFPDTYPVLL, from the coding sequence ATGCAAAGAACCGTAACCGTTTTTTATCTCGAATTGAACAATATTTCCATACAACCGCCGCCCGTTGACGTCGCCGGATTCGACTTTCGACGCGCGCTGATTCCTTGTCCGGAACTCAATCGGTTTTTCTATATCACTATCGGCAAAAACTGGAACTGGATCGACCGCGTTTTATGGACAAATGAAAACTGGTTTGATTATCTAAATCGCCCAGAACTCGAAACATGGATTGCCTATCTTGACGGAACACCTGTCGGATACATGGAATTGGAAATCCAGGATGAACAAACTGTCCAGATTTCATATCTCGGCATACTGCCGCAGTTTTCTGGAAAAGGGCTTGGAAAAGCAACGTTAATCGCGGGAATCCGGAGAAGCCTTGAACTTCAACCAAGACGCATTTGGTTGAACACTTGTTCACTCGACAGCCCGGCGGCTTTGAAATTGTACCAAAGTATCGGTTTCCGGATCTTCAAAGAAGAAACATTGATGCGCGAATTCCCGGATACCTATCCGGTTTTACTCTGA